From a region of the Osmia lignaria lignaria isolate PbOS001 chromosome 1, iyOsmLign1, whole genome shotgun sequence genome:
- the LOC117606095 gene encoding cytochrome b5 has product MSKQHTRSEVANSNDKDKTLIILHDKVYDVKSFLNEHPGGEEILLEHQGKDASEDFDDVGHSKDAFDLMKKYQVGELVESERSNTTPKLSWGSPDTLKSDNQDQGMSSLVAVAFFVVLAALAYYVYF; this is encoded by the coding sequence ATGAGCAAGCAGCACACGAGGAGTGAGGTTGCCAACAGCAACGACAAGGATAAGACTCTGATAATCCTGCACGACAAGGTGTACGACGTAAAGAGCTTCTTGAACGAGCATCCTGGCGGAGAAGAGATCCTGTTGGAACACCAGGGTAAGGATGCTTCCGAGGATTTCGACGATGTGGGCCACTCGAAGGACGCGTTCGACTTGATGAAGAAATACCAGGTCGGCGAGTTGGTCGAGTCGGAAAGGTCGAATACGACCCCGAAGCTAAGTTGGGGATCACCGGACACCTTGAAATCGGACAACCAGGATCAAGGAATGTCTTCGTTGGTGGCGGTTGCCTTTTTCGTCGTCCTCGCTGCTCTCGCCTACTACGTTTATttctaa